The Serinus canaria isolate serCan28SL12 chromosome Z, serCan2020, whole genome shotgun sequence genomic interval TTTAGTCTCACTATTGAGAATACTTCAGGTagtatttggaaatattttacgCATTAGAACCCTATGGATTTAATTTGGAAGTTTGAAGAATTACCATAATATCTTTCATGGATCAGCTTTATTTAAGTTTATTTCCACCTTAATCATAACTTGGTTACAAATTTGCACAATCAGAACTTAAAAGGAACCTGAGATTACTACTCACCAGAGAGAGAGGGTGTGGAATAATATAATTTATACCTGCAGGTCCGTTTCTGTTTGCTGCGAGATCCATTTAAGCAATCTGTAACCGGTATGGGCaatgaacagaaacaaaatttgtAAACTTGATTTATGAGAAGACCCTTTGTTACCTATGTCTGCAAAAATGAGGGCCTGTTTAAAGTCTAGGCTTCTGAAATCTCAGCCCAAAGAGTTCTTAGGTTTAAGAGGTGTTAAGGGATGCAAGCGCATTCACCTTTCTATTGACTTAGGTCAAAATTGGGGTCAAAGTCCTGAGAGCAGCTTGGGCAATGGACACAAAAGCTACTGAATGGAAGCCAGGCTGTGGGCATGGGCTGCTTCCTGGGAAGAGGTGGTGTACTTGTATCTCACGGTGCCTGAGGCTGAGTGTGGGAAATGAGAGCACTAACTGGAGACAGAGCAGCGGCAGGAAGGGAGGTACCCCTCGGCATGACACACTCACCTGCTCACACGTCTGTGCCCAAACTACTTGCAGAGCTCCACTGAAGTCAGCAAGAAGCCAGAGGGCCTTGAGCATCTGTGCAGGTGGAACAAGTGGGAATGGCCTCGTTTGGAAAGGTGTTGAATGCTGTAACTTTGAATATTGGGGATACTGGAGCTACGaaaatgtagcttttttttCCGTAGCAAAATAttgtatttgttttgaaatgtgtgTTAAGCGACATGACATTGGTGTACAATAGCACAAAAATTGCCTAAGacatgaacagaaaaacaagggattttaggattaaaaaaaatgaaggattgTGACTTCAGCCCTGTCTAACTACAGTAAATCACAATGCAGTAGAAGAGTTTATTACATAGCATGTGTAGAAGTAGTGCCAACTAGGGGAGCGCAAACCAATATTTTCAGTATCTTGGCTCTGCAGATTTGACACCTTATTTTTTGCATACTGGAATATGGTTTTGGGATTATGTGCATTTCTAAGAACTGTTTTGGAAAAAcgttttatttttactgcaaatTATATTTGGATTCCATTTTACCAGACATCGAGCTTGTTCCCTTATCTTTGAAAATATGTCTTTGTATTGACATTGGTTGCAGTGGGGGCAAAACCAATTTAAATTTTGTGGGATTTCTACTATGAATTTGCTGTCTTGCAGTCtcaaatttcttctgaaaagccAGAATGTAGAAATGTGTGTGAAACAATAACCTTCCACACTTCAAATCTTTACTTAAGAATTGCACAAAAGGAACATAATGTATGTCAGGCTCATTAGAGGAAGGGTTtgttatgtattttttttaatcctgaaaTACATTTGGTATTTGTGTATTTCTAGACCAAAGTGTAACAAAAATGACAGACTGGTCACCAATGGAACCAAAACATTTGTGTAGATGATGTTTTTGTGTTAGGAAAAGTctactctattttttttctgctccagcatgaATGCACATATCAAATGTACCTTCCTATTGTTATTCATGCATTGTTTGCAGTCTGCTCATTCAAAACCAGCAGGGTGGTTTTCATAAATGAGACATTGAAAGGTGGTTTATCCTGTGTCTCACATTTATGccaaaaaggcattttcatttcctccaaATCCTAAAAGGTGCTGAAAGATTTTTAACTTGAATTAAAACCAAAGAGTATGTAATTGGGAGGCTTTTATTATGCAACTAAATGCTACAGATACAGTGAAATGCCACTTATTTTTGCAACTTTCTTGAAgacttttcatttccttcactTTTCTTCAAAGAGTCTTAATTTCAGTAACTTTGCATCTTTATCTGAAGAGCTCTAATTTATAATATTCAGGCACTAGCTTTGTATTCTTCACTGCACTTTCATATTCTTGTGTTACCTGCCCGTATTATGGTTGCAAGTTTATGTGAAAATGACTTGAATAAAATGTTTCAAGCGTTCTACTTGTTGAAGTATTACACTTACTGCAGAGACCAGATCCATCCCTCAGTGAGAAGGCTTCAGTTGAGGTTGTTATGTCtacatgaaaatgaagaaaattctgtCTTGCTGACATGGGGTCAGAAAAAATGTGACAAGAAggtagaaacaaaaaaattaaaaattcaaggCATGATAAACTACTCCCCACACTACACAAAGGATTAATGTGTCAAGGCTTAACAGGAGGAGGCATATGGTTTATCTGGAAACACAATTTCCTTACCATATCTGTCTTGCTAAAACCAGGAACTTAAAAAGCACTTTCAGAATTTCTGCTCCAAAAACTAAGCTTTCACAGAGAGAAGATTTGAGCAGTATGTGGTAGGAAGTCTGCGTACTCTAGAACTAAGATTAAACATGCAGTTACTCCAAACATTTTATCCTGTTATTTTACATCCTCTGAGTACAAGCCAGTGTCCTCCTGCCTCTTCAATCTGTACGCTAAACTTGATGAAACAGTCTGAGTTGTGAAGCATCTCTTGTCCCTTCACTGAGGGACTACTATAAATGAGAATAGTTAAAAAGATACTTGGGAGTCTAAATAGTTGAATACTTAAAAAGTATCTTGTTGGAGACTTGTTCCAATAAGAAGTCATCAAATACTTAAATATCAGCTAATTGGCACTCTTGGCTTCACGTAAATGGAGACAAAGCCAACGtaacatcttttaaaattaataaaataaatgtagaatTATTTCAGATATAACCCACTTTGTGTAATGTTTTGCTATTTGAAAAGTATTCCCTATCCTACTTCTTATTAGCGCTAAGAGCTTCAAACTGAGAATTTCTCCAAGTGCTATTTCTAGAGCACAGAAGCTGGAGTGGATCAGCTTCTGtgcaaacacaaaaatgcaataaaaacgGCATATGATAACTGCAGAAAGCATATTCAAATCTATTGAAAATAAAGCATCTCCTAGTTCCCACGTACCTTCTACCCCCATTATGGGATCTCATTTTCACATTAGAACACCTGCCTCGTATCACAAAATGATCTAACAGCAGCAGATCTACCACCATTCACAAAGCAGCTCAACACTTTCACTCCAGAAAGTATTGCTGGAACTCATTTTTCATTCAAGCCCCATTTTTCCTCATCTAACAATTCCATAAAAAttgattaaataaatatttatgcctGTTTGGAAATCTACAAAATGGTCCCATCAATAATACACCcatttgctattaaaaaaaccccaacaatcaCATTTAAACTAGTGATGACTATCTTAAAAGATACTGAAAAATCGGATATTGATTTGTTGGTAAGCCTGAACTGAGAAAATTGTGCACCTGAAGCAGCCTAGTAGTATCTAACAGTACATACCTGGCTAAAGACATTTCTTCTGTGGTATGGTACTGAACTGAAAAGCATAGCTCTCAACATAAAATCTAATcatcacagaaagaaataactTCCCATGTcactacaaaaataaattgctaGTACTTTGTGAGAGGTCTCTGTCCAAACAGTGCCACAGATATGATGTAAGTTAAAATCACATATATGCTGAAAATGCATGTTGTTATAATGAAGAGAAAACATTCTAAACTTTATCAACAACCTCCAGGCAAGTTCCCTGGGTTTATCAGTTCATAAACAAATTGCCCAGTTACACGTAAAAGATATTATCAAGTCTCCACCATCACTACTCATTTGTATAATGTATTAAGGCTGTGATCCAGGTGAGTCACTATGCACCAGCAGTAATCCATTAAAATATGAAGCAATGCCAGCATCCTAATCTCTCTCATTCATGTTCAGTGTAtgttatcttttttcttttctttaaagtaaaagctcagaatatttttgaaggaaaaaaaaaagggatgtttTGATAAGTCAGGCTTCCTTCAGGGAGAATTCTGTGGCCACAAATTACAGCTGTAATAATGCACTAAGAAACTTGCTCTAATGCTAAGATAAACCAGTGCTCCTAGATCTTTTAAGCACATACAAAAAACCACTTTAGAACATTGTCTCCCTAAAgtcttgaggtttttttcaaacTATTTGCAATCTTTAAGTTTTTGATCCTTAAACAGGGTACTCATCTGCTAAAAGAAAGGTAAGCAGAACATGAAAAACTGTTACAACTGATGACACCTACCAAAAGACATTTCTCTTGCCTTACAGTGGAAGCAGAGAAGTCACATAGCAAACCTTTGTTTGTTGTGGCATTCATCTAggatttatttacttattttttctaaaGCTTTAAAGATTAACATTTGCATCTGAAAATCTTGAAGTTTGTAGAAACCAGGTAAATGCATGgctttttctgtgaaatataaCCCTACAAAACCACAGTAAGCAagtttctgtgctttattttgaaacttttgGCATTCAATGCTGTTCCATACGCTACAGtgaaaaaaccagcaacaaaacCACTTTGAAATGAAAGGTGGTTTGAATTTCTCATTCCTCTGGGAGGCAATGCCATTAAAGACAGTATCACATATACTGGCATTTACTCAGTATATAGAAAAAAAGCCTAACTAAGTGAGGCAAACCATGCCTAAATATTAATACAGAACAGACCAACTCGAAGGTTTAGTCTTCAAGAACTTAACACAAGATGGGATGTGTATGATGTAGCATTATCTGTGCTTAGTCCCGGGCAAGGATCCTCATACTGCTGGCAACATTTTGCAGTCCAGGAACCTGATGGCTTTGGCTGAGACACAGAGAAAGACCAGGCTTTTTCAGACTGCAATACGTAGGAAGGCTGTCTACACCTTAAGGGATGACATATTCTACAAGTCTGCCAGGATTCAGAGATTTAAAtctgaagaaaggaaattaatcaAGGATTATTAAACACCATAAGCTACAATATCACAAGATGTCGCCGAGCTGTAAAACTGGAAGCTTGAAGAGATGGATGTTGCATGATCTATCACTGCGTGCTCCCTCTGTCCTTAAAGCATCCCTTTTTGACTACTTTCAAAGATACTAGGTTAGATGGGCCTTTGGGGTGATGCAGGGCTTTCCTCAGGCATCTCAAAATGCTACATGAATAATACAGTCTAGTCATTTACAAAGTTCATTAATTGATTACGAAAGgtaactatttttaaataaacaatacTGTTAAAGATTAATTACATGTTCAGAATTTCTTTCAATTAGATAGTAGAAAAAGCACCTGAAGAAGTATTCAATGATTTTTTTGGTCATATTCTAATCAGATGAACTCCCAGTGTCAAACTGGCACTTAAAAGTCAAATGTTTCTTAGTGTACAAAGTTTTTACACATTTTTGCAGAAAGTGCAACACACATGTTGAAGAATCCAGACATAACTACCAGAACAATGTATTAAAGACACCTCTTCATTTCTTCAAACTGGCAGTATAATCAGAGGACAGAGATCACAATTTAAAAGCACAATATTTTATTCTCTCCAGAAATTTTCATATTATGCTTAAAACAGATTGACTTTTCCAGCTACCCAATACACTGAGGAATTTATGAAGTCTCTTCAAGTTTAAGAATCTTTTACTTTGTTTCAGCTGAGATGCCACAATATAGAACCTTTCTTTTGACAACCAAATTCTCataaaaagtacatttttctacgtacaaaaaaaccccttccaCCCCCCCCAAAGAATCTGTCCTATTCCTACAGTGCACAAATTATGTTCCTAAAAGCCCTTTATTCACATTAGGGCACAACCCTTTATTCCTACAGGGCACAAATTATGTTCCTAAAAATCATTTATTCACATTAGGGTATATTTCATGAATAGTGGCACTACATAATGGGACTTAGGAACCAGCACCAAATGGCCACTACATTAATCAACAGACAGCATAAACAATGGATGAAACAATCTTGATATTCCATGATGGTAAATAATAGTTGCAATTTTGTCGGTTGCAAAGGATATGGACAGTATAACAAAGATGttcaaacagcagctgcaaaaataaatttatttagaaCCTCCATTTACATATACTCTAGTCATCAAATTTAATCTTTTTCCCCTGGAATGCTGTAATTTGAGATGTTTGCTCCCTGCGTCGCCTGCTTGCTTCCCATGAAGGATGAAGAGGCTGCTCCAAAGGTGCTTTCTTATTGTTGCATTTAATATCCCCTGAAGCTTTTGCAAATGGTTTCTTCTTCTTGAgcattgtttcatttttaagaaaacctGCATGagtacaaaacaaaacattaactACATCAGGAACACAGTCATCTGAATATTCACAGCCAGATTTCTTCATCTTGCACCCTGGTAAAATGCCACTCCGTAGGCTGCAGATAAGATTTATTAATATTGACTACACTCTAAATTTGTGTAGACAAACATTCAGCACAGTgtaaacttttttcttcacaatAAACCAATGACTGTTACACAATGTAACTCAATATGACTGGAATTATATCCTTAGTCCAATGAACTCCAAAATGGTACCACAGAAGATAAACTGCATAAAACATTCCATATTCAGGAGCTAGTGAAGAAATTACTTATGAGATAACGTACTAGTTACATATTACAAGTAATGCTAACTGCTCAACAGACAGAAAAGCACTTTCCAGTATAAACCTTATGTTAAGTATTTCTAAtatgagaaaacagaaaatagcaGACAATATCcacagattaaaataaaagctgaactGTTTGACCATTTCAACaacaaatgttaaaatatgGGCCACAAactcaaaaagaaacaaatacatCCCATCATGAATAGACTGCAGAGGcaacaaaaattcaaaatgctttttctctccTAATTTTACCAGGTTAAGTAATACATAcctgttctttcctttttgagaGGCTGGTCTTTAGTAtttctaaaaaacaaaaagagaaattaagatttttcaataaaattgtCAGATTACAAACACCAGTGAATAAAGAATCATTATCACCAAATCACTAATGGAATAACTTCAAACATAACATGCAAGCTTCTTCAATACTGCTCCACCCATGCTAATAAAGAAGTAGAAAGAGAAGTATTCAGAAGTTTTTGAATTTGCATTTAGATCTAGTTAAGAATCATAAATCAGGGCTACtgtgaatataaaatattgtcAAGAAAGCTTAAGAAGACTAGTGAGTAGTTTCTGTGAAAATGTTCTAAGGTTTAATGGGCTGAAATTCTCTTTGTTTAGAAAGGATTACTAGAAATCGCAACTAGAAATCATATTTCCATTGCCatgaaggagggaaggaatggAGAACATAGCATGGGGAAGAAGCTTACCTTCTGTTCTGAGATTTCTGATTGGTGGTAGACAAAGAACTGCAGAACACTGACTCCAGCTTGCTTGCTTTCGCCTGTGACTTTCTCTCTTCCATGATTAAATCCTGTGCTGCCCTAGACACTgtgctcttttctgttttcattacatttttctgaacaccacccttttcttttgttgaagaaaaattattaactgctgctacttttttcttcttttttacttttccaatGAAGAAATCATCATTGCTGTCACTGTCAGAATCTGATGACTCATTATAAAACCTCTCCTCAGTACTATCATCAAAGTATTCCTTTTCATTGGGATGCTCTTGGTCACTATCatcaattatttcttttattgcatttaatttGTTCATActcatattttctttccttttttgataGTCAAGtttctttcctattttgttTTGAGTAACTGTTTGCATTTGTACTGCCTGAAACTGAGGCTCCTCTGGAGCACTTGCTCTCTCCATTTCCACAGTTTTCTGCTCATTTTCACTCTCACAGAGCTCTTCAACCTCTTTGTCATTTTCTACTTTCatgcctggttttgttttgtgttcacATCCTTGCTGTTTTTGAGGCCGCTTACAAGCTTGGTCATCCAAGTTGTTATTGGAATGTTGTGATGATTTAGGCTGTTCTTCTGACTGATCCTTTTTCATAGGAGTGGCTTTGTCTGGGTTCTTTCTTGCATCCTTAAAAGCTTTAACAGCAGCTGTacaagaggcagaaaaatattttgttgcaaGTACATATGAACcatttttatataataaaacAGTTTTGCAACTTACACGCGTTGAATGGAGCATATTTTGAATGTCCTTATGAAATATTTACCAAACACATGGGACAAGAGATACCTTAGAATACAGTATCAacaaaagtgaaggaaaaaccctgaaaataCTATCAATAAATACACTATGAAATTTGGGTTAAACTGTgaacttctctttaaaaaaaataatctgcacTGATAATCATACTCGCTTAGTGTACACTTGTACACACATTTATACTGTGTGTAAAACTGCAAACTGATATTAATTTGTTCATATATAACTAAATGGGTATTTGATATGCTGTTATTAATGAAGTAACTTTGTGACCTTACTACTCGGACTTTACCCTTTTTAACATTAATTTTAGGTGGAAAATTCCAGTTTCAAGAGAAATCCTAAATAACCAGGAAACATACCCTAAGGATTCTGAAGacagttttcacagaaaattaagAAAGTGATTTGTAAAACCTTTTAGGTACCTGTGAAGATCCAGTTGTAATGATCCATTTATGTTCCTATTTAATTTAGAAACACTCCATTACATCTATTTGATTTTTAGAATTCCCATTATAACCTCTGTTTGTTCAATACCCTATATCAAATAAATGTCATATTGTATACTGTCACATATAAAGCCATATAAATGGTTTGAAGTTTGTAACTTAGCTCACTGCAGCTAGTTAGGCTAATTACAGAAGCTTTTCGTTTTTGTGGGTTTCTTACTTTGGTTCATGTCAGAAATATACATGAACAAAGTAACACACCAGTAAGcaacagataaaataaaaaattcaataaaatgtTTCATACCTTTAAGCTCAACAAATCTGGGCTTCAGGGTGGGGTGTGTTGCAAGTCTTGCCATGGCTCGCTCAGCTGCAGTACAGTttggctacacaagaaaaatTCAAGGGTATGAAGTGAACAGAACAGTCAGCTTACACAGGTCTGTGTCAGTATGCTACAATGCATACTAATATGATTCTCACCAGGAACTGAACAAGAGGAAAGCTTATGGCACTAACAAGTATTCTATTTTTCATGTATTACCATCCTTCTACATGCATTAAAATCTGCCTGCCTAAACATTGACAGAAACATAGCAGATGCACAACACGTGATATTTCTCAGGTACTGAACAGGGATAACATGATTTATGCTTTCTTTAAAGCCTAACAGACACATCGTTCACTGATTTTACATTTACTATTTTATAcaagagcacagaaaataaatgaactcACTGAATAAAGAACATCATACCGGTAGAAGGCATTCTGCTTGCAGGAATGCAAGAGCTTGCAAGAATTACAGTATTGATCCCATAAAAGCTGGCAAAATGACATAGCAGAAATTGAAGGAATACATGTAAACCAATGAAAGGCAAGGTCTAACTTGACCACAAAGACAAATAACCTTAAATTTGACGTGGTAGAATACTGGAACTCAGCAAACTGattcaaagaagaaatattcttacttcaattaaaaaaaaaaaaaaaaaaaaagaaggaattgcTTCTATTATGACTTTCTCTTTTACATACTGGAAATCACAGGTATGAGACATTGTAAAAGCTCTCATTTTCAGGTTCTTGCCATCACtctgcttgaaaaacaaaatgaagggTATCTAAGACTTTTTCAAAGACAGCTCTgtcatctgttttttttttctgtgtgattgtttgtttgtttccttttttcttatcttcttttTTGAAAGAAGGAGAAGTAAGTTCAACAAATTTGTAAAACACAGCTTTATCAGGAAGATTTCTTAGAGCCTGCAGTAGAATTCTCTGGGAGAGAGTGGAAAAGACCTACAAAAGACATacctttctctcttcctcccagTGGTACTGCAACAGAGGATGATATTCATAAAGAACCAGACAAGTGCCCTGTGACCCAACCTGAGCTGATTTTGGTGCCATCAACTCAACAGAGCATGCTGCCTCTCCTGTCCTAAGCAACCACCACAGCAGATGGAGCCCAAGCCACAGGTGTTATCTGGTAAATACCAAGGAGTAGAAGTGGTACTGGCTCTCTCCTGGGATGGAGTTAACATGCCTCATAGTAGACAAgatggtgctgtgttttggatttgtgactAAAACATTTTAGAGTTGGTAACACATCAGTGTTTTAGTTACTGCTGggcagtgcttgcacagcatcAAGGCCTTCTCTGTTGCTTGATCTGACCCAACCATAGGCAAGGAACACCCCTGGTACAGCTGATCCACATGAACCAAAATAATATCAAGTCCTTTTCAAGTCATGCTTAGCAATAAAAGCTTGAGGTAACAAAAAGGTATGGGGAAATGTTTGTGGTTATGACATTTATCTTCCCAAGTAACCATTATGTGAAGCGAAGCCCTATTCTCTGGGATGTGGCTAAACATCTGTCTGGTGAGGGGAAGGGGTgaataaattcctttttctccttttcttgcaCACACAGCTTTGATTTCCTCCTCAAACTGTCTTTAAGACAGAAGTTTTTCTGACTTCTGTTCTTGGGAtgctctccccatcccacaggggTAGGATGACTGAGCAGCTGTTGGGTGCttagctgctggctggggtcaAACCACCATGATACCCAACACATCAACAATTCATGCTTAAAGCAGCTGACGTGATCCATGTAAGACTGCTCAGTGGTGAATGTTACTTGTTTGCATGTCCATTTTCTTCCAGCAGAACCATGTGACTATAAACAGTTATATAGCCAGTGCCTAAAGACAGATGGGACAATTCCCACTGACTGCTAGTGCAAGAGAGTGACTCTCAGTGCTTTGCTCTGAAGGAAACAGAGCAAAAGAAGGCACTACAAATAAACCAGAGTCAGTACTTCTAAATGCAGAAACATTTAATTGGTTTGCCAGTCATAAATCTTCTTCCTCAACCAGTGGAAAGCAAATCCCATTTTGTAATTCTTTTGCCAGTTTTAGAGCTTATAAAATATACTCTGTGGTCAGCCATATTTCAAGTTTGAAGTGTAGAGCATCTGGGAATTCTAGTACTTTCCCCTCAAGTCTCTGCTACTACAACATTATTTCTTCAGGtcaagaaaaactgaaaaaatgttctttctgaaGACTGTCTATAGAACTATGAACACTGGCCAGAGGGGACAGGTCAAAAGATGGGTACAATTCCAAGGGCCACAGACTGGCTTATTTCCAGGCTAGT includes:
- the SRFBP1 gene encoding serum response factor-binding protein 1 → MAAVLNLNNEVVKMRKDVKKARVLTIRRLTRHIGKLKSKKGSEDLKLKNQKRVERLIEEIHAMKEIKPDEVTRLALRTEVNFESVCKKPNCTAAERAMARLATHPTLKPRFVELKAAVKAFKDARKNPDKATPMKKDQSEEQPKSSQHSNNNLDDQACKRPQKQQGCEHKTKPGMKVENDKEVEELCESENEQKTVEMERASAPEEPQFQAVQMQTVTQNKIGKKLDYQKRKENMSMNKLNAIKEIIDDSDQEHPNEKEYFDDSTEERFYNESSDSDSDSNDDFFIGKVKKKKKVAAVNNFSSTKEKGGVQKNVMKTEKSTVSRAAQDLIMEERKSQAKASKLESVFCSSLSTTNQKSQNRRNTKDQPLKKERTGFLKNETMLKKKKPFAKASGDIKCNNKKAPLEQPLHPSWEASRRRREQTSQITAFQGKKIKFDD